The following are encoded in a window of Mycobacterium vicinigordonae genomic DNA:
- a CDS encoding SGNH/GDSL hydrolase family protein has product MGSKRLGIAMLVAGVCASCATPPPAGPGSAARSRYVAMGDSFAAAPGVPEPAEPERCHKSTNNYPAVLARRLASAAFRDATCSGATADDIYSRAQQTGDGLMPRQLDALDASTELVTITIGANDVGLAADAESCQAKGPDPQPCIGGFVIDQVDSVSRLIADQVPVWAAMLDEVRARSPRARIILVGYGLFLRADGCYPEQPVLPHDANYLQAKIDELDDRQRELAAEKGVEFFDTRPMSVGHDMCAPHAERYVEGYVTKKHAVPLHPTALGAAAIGNALTDYLVLSQNK; this is encoded by the coding sequence ATGGGGTCGAAGCGGCTGGGCATCGCCATGCTGGTGGCCGGCGTGTGCGCCAGCTGCGCGACACCGCCGCCGGCGGGTCCGGGGTCGGCGGCGCGCTCCCGCTATGTCGCGATGGGCGACTCCTTCGCGGCCGCACCCGGCGTACCGGAGCCCGCCGAACCCGAACGATGTCACAAGTCGACCAACAACTATCCTGCCGTGCTGGCCCGGCGGCTCGCATCGGCCGCCTTCCGCGACGCTACGTGCAGCGGCGCGACCGCCGACGACATCTACAGTCGCGCCCAGCAGACCGGCGATGGCCTCATGCCGCGCCAACTGGACGCGCTCGACGCATCCACGGAACTGGTCACGATCACCATCGGCGCCAACGACGTCGGACTGGCCGCCGACGCCGAGTCCTGCCAGGCCAAGGGCCCCGATCCGCAGCCGTGCATTGGGGGATTCGTCATCGACCAGGTCGACAGCGTTTCTCGGCTGATCGCTGACCAGGTACCGGTCTGGGCCGCAATGCTCGACGAGGTCCGCGCCCGGTCCCCGCGCGCGCGGATCATCCTGGTGGGGTACGGGCTGTTCCTGCGGGCCGACGGCTGTTATCCCGAGCAGCCGGTCTTGCCGCACGACGCCAATTATCTACAAGCCAAAATTGACGAGCTCGACGACAGGCAGCGGGAACTCGCGGCCGAAAAGGGGGTCGAATTCTTCGACACCCGTCCAATGTCGGTTGGCCACGACATGTGCGCACCTCACGCGGAGCGATATGTAGAGGGTTACGTCACCAAGAAACATGCGGTGCCGTTGCATCCAACTGCCCTGGGCGCGGCGGCGATCGGTAACGCGCTGACCGATTATTTGGTGTTGTCGCAGAACAAGTGA
- a CDS encoding arabinosyltransferase domain-containing protein, which produces MSPDGNVRSHRIARLLAVVSGVVGLLLCLLVPLLPVRQTTATILWPQGATADGNISQVTAPLVSGAPRSLDISLPCAAIATLPADGGLVLSTLPADGFETGKHGLFVRANKESVVVAFRDTVAAVAPRAAIAAGACQRLHVWADAGGAGADFDGIPNAAGRLSPEKKPQVGGFFTDLKVRAQPGLSARVDVDTRFILAPTTLKTLAIGLGVLAVLVAVGALGALDRLSRGDQVRDWRSPVAWLARYRPRVHRSRVWRVGLATWLADAGVLATLLGWHLIGAISSDDGYNLTIARVAPKAGYVANYYRYFGTTDAPFDWYLSVLSKMASVSTAGVWMRLPATLAGVACWLIISRCVLRRLGPGRGGLSGNRVAVWTAGAVFVAAWLPFNNGLRPEPLIALGVLATWMMVERSIALARLAAAAVAIIIAVFTVTLAPQGLIAVAPLLTGARAIAQTIRRRRPTDGLLAPLAVLAASASLIFVVVFRSQTLATVAESARIKYTVGPTIAWYQDFLRYYFLTVESNADGSMSRRFAALILLLCMFGMLFVLLRRGRVPGLATGPAWRLVGTTAIGLLLLHFTPTKWAIQFGIFAGLAGALGAVTAFSVSRIGLHSRRNLALYVTALLFVLAWATSGINGWFYVGNYGVPWYDIQPVVASHPVTSMFLTLSILTGLLAAWYHFRMDYAGHTEVKNNRRNRVLASTPLLVVAVIMVLGEVGSMAKGAVFRYPLYTTGKANLRAIESGLSPTSCAMADDVLAEPDSNAGMLQPVPGQQFGPDGPLGGVNPVGFKPEGVGENLQSDPVVSKPGVVNSDASPNKPNAAITDSAGTAGGKGPVGVNGSHAALPFGLNPATTPVMGSYGENNLAARATSAWYQLPPRRPDRPLVVVSAAGAIWSYKEDGDFMYGQSLKLQWGVAKPDGNIAPLGEVFPIDLGPQPAWRNLRFPFLWAPPEANVARIVAYDPNLSSEQWFAFTPPRVPELEPLQQLIGSQDPVLMDIATAANFPCQRPFTEHLGIAELPQYRILPDHKQTAVSSNLWQSANAGGPFMFTQALLWTSTISTYLSGDWYRDWGSVEQYHRLVPADKAPEATVEQGVVTVPGWSRPGPIRALP; this is translated from the coding sequence GTGTCCCCCGACGGTAATGTGCGATCCCACCGGATCGCCCGCCTCCTAGCCGTCGTATCCGGCGTCGTCGGCCTGCTGTTGTGCCTGCTGGTCCCGCTGCTCCCGGTGCGGCAGACCACCGCAACCATCCTGTGGCCGCAAGGCGCCACCGCAGACGGAAACATCAGCCAGGTGACCGCCCCGCTGGTGTCGGGCGCGCCGCGGTCCCTAGACATCTCGCTGCCCTGCGCGGCGATCGCCACCCTGCCGGCCGACGGCGGCCTGGTGCTGTCCACCTTGCCCGCCGACGGGTTCGAGACCGGCAAGCACGGCCTGTTCGTCAGAGCGAATAAGGAATCCGTCGTCGTCGCATTCCGCGACACGGTCGCCGCGGTAGCACCCCGTGCCGCGATCGCAGCCGGCGCCTGCCAACGACTGCACGTCTGGGCCGACGCCGGCGGCGCGGGAGCGGACTTCGACGGCATCCCCAACGCCGCCGGAAGGCTGTCGCCTGAGAAGAAACCCCAGGTAGGGGGTTTCTTCACCGACCTGAAGGTGCGCGCCCAGCCCGGGCTGTCGGCGCGCGTCGACGTCGACACCCGATTCATCCTCGCGCCGACCACCCTCAAGACGCTCGCGATAGGCCTGGGTGTGCTGGCGGTCCTGGTGGCTGTCGGCGCGCTGGGCGCGCTGGACCGCCTCAGCCGTGGCGACCAGGTGCGCGACTGGCGATCGCCCGTCGCCTGGCTCGCCCGCTACCGCCCACGCGTGCACCGCTCCAGGGTCTGGCGGGTCGGCCTGGCCACCTGGCTAGCTGACGCAGGGGTGCTCGCGACCCTGCTCGGGTGGCACCTCATCGGCGCCATCTCCTCCGACGACGGCTACAACCTGACCATCGCGCGGGTAGCACCCAAGGCCGGATATGTCGCCAACTACTACCGCTACTTCGGCACTACCGACGCACCGTTCGACTGGTACCTGAGTGTCTTGTCCAAGATGGCCTCCGTCAGCACGGCCGGGGTGTGGATGCGTCTCCCCGCCACGCTGGCTGGCGTCGCATGCTGGCTGATCATTAGCCGCTGCGTGCTGCGCCGTCTCGGCCCGGGCAGAGGCGGCCTGTCCGGCAACCGGGTTGCGGTGTGGACGGCAGGCGCGGTGTTCGTCGCCGCCTGGCTGCCGTTCAACAACGGTCTACGCCCCGAGCCGCTGATCGCGCTGGGCGTGCTCGCCACCTGGATGATGGTGGAACGCTCGATCGCCCTGGCCAGGCTGGCCGCCGCCGCGGTCGCCATCATCATTGCGGTATTTACCGTGACGCTGGCGCCGCAGGGCTTGATCGCGGTCGCGCCGCTGCTGACCGGCGCCCGTGCCATCGCCCAGACGATCCGGCGCCGGCGTCCCACCGACGGACTGCTCGCGCCACTGGCCGTGCTGGCGGCGTCGGCGTCGCTGATCTTCGTGGTGGTGTTCCGTTCGCAGACGCTCGCGACCGTGGCCGAATCCGCGCGCATCAAGTACACCGTCGGCCCGACCATCGCCTGGTACCAGGACTTCCTGCGCTACTACTTCCTCACCGTGGAGAGCAACGCCGACGGCTCCATGTCGCGCCGGTTCGCCGCGCTGATCCTGTTGCTGTGCATGTTCGGCATGTTGTTCGTGCTGCTGCGCCGCGGCCGGGTGCCCGGACTAGCCACCGGGCCGGCATGGCGGTTGGTCGGCACGACGGCGATCGGCCTGTTGCTGCTGCACTTCACCCCGACCAAGTGGGCCATCCAGTTCGGCATCTTCGCCGGGTTGGCCGGCGCGCTCGGAGCAGTCACCGCCTTCTCCGTGTCCCGGATCGGCCTGCACAGCCGACGCAACCTGGCGCTCTACGTCACCGCGCTGCTGTTCGTGCTGGCCTGGGCCACCTCGGGCATCAACGGCTGGTTTTACGTCGGCAACTACGGCGTCCCCTGGTACGACATCCAGCCCGTCGTCGCCAGTCACCCGGTGACGTCGATGTTCCTGACGTTGTCGATCCTCACCGGCTTGCTGGCCGCTTGGTATCACTTCCGGATGGACTACGCCGGCCACACCGAGGTCAAGAACAACCGGCGCAACCGAGTCCTGGCGTCGACTCCGCTGCTGGTGGTGGCGGTGATCATGGTGCTGGGTGAGGTCGGCTCGATGGCCAAAGGCGCGGTGTTCCGCTACCCGCTGTACACCACCGGCAAGGCCAACCTGCGGGCCATCGAGTCCGGACTCTCACCCACCAGTTGCGCCATGGCCGACGACGTGCTGGCCGAACCGGACTCCAATGCCGGGATGCTGCAACCGGTTCCGGGTCAGCAGTTCGGTCCGGACGGGCCGCTCGGCGGCGTCAACCCGGTCGGCTTCAAGCCCGAGGGTGTTGGCGAGAACCTGCAGTCCGACCCCGTCGTCAGCAAGCCCGGCGTGGTCAACTCCGACGCCTCCCCCAACAAACCCAACGCCGCCATCACCGACTCCGCCGGCACCGCCGGGGGCAAGGGTCCGGTCGGCGTCAACGGCTCGCACGCGGCACTGCCGTTCGGGCTCAACCCGGCAACCACGCCGGTGATGGGCAGCTACGGCGAGAACAACCTGGCCGCACGCGCCACCTCGGCCTGGTACCAGTTGCCGCCGCGGCGCCCGGACCGGCCGCTGGTCGTGGTCTCGGCGGCCGGCGCCATTTGGTCCTACAAGGAAGACGGCGACTTCATGTACGGCCAATCCCTGAAACTGCAGTGGGGCGTGGCCAAGCCCGACGGCAACATCGCGCCACTGGGCGAGGTCTTCCCGATCGACCTAGGCCCGCAGCCGGCCTGGCGTAACCTGCGGTTCCCGTTCCTGTGGGCCCCGCCGGAGGCCAACGTGGCCCGCATCGTCGCATACGACCCGAACCTGAGCTCTGAGCAGTGGTTCGCCTTCACCCCGCCGCGGGTGCCGGAGCTGGAGCCGTTGCAGCAGCTGATCGGGTCGCAGGACCCGGTGCTGATGGACATCGCGACCGCCGCGAACTTCCCGTGCCAGCGGCCGTTCACCGAGCACCTGGGCATCGCCGAACTGCCGCAGTACCGCATCCTGCCCGACCACAAACAGACGGCGGTGTCGTCGAACCTATGGCAGTCGGCGAACGCCGGCGGGCCGTTCATGTTCACCCAGGCCCTCCTCTGGACCTCGACGATCTCGACGTACCTCAGTGGCGACTGGTACCGCGACTGGGGATCGGTGGAGCAGTACCACCGGCTGGTGCCGGCCGACAAGGCGCCGGAAGCCACCGTTGAGCAGGGAGTGGTGACCGTACCCGGCTGGAGCCGGCCCGGACCGATCAGGGCGCTGCCATGA
- the embB gene encoding arabinosyltransferase EmbB, giving the protein MTVTVPEPTLADRNLKATRWVATIAGLIGFVLSVATPLLPVVQTTAMLNWPQNGQLNSVTSPLISLTPVDFKASVPCTIERDMPAEGGVILGTAPKQGKDANLNALFVVVSAKRVDVTDRNVVILSVPRDLMRSPDCERIDITSTHAGTFAEFVGLKDPRGAPLRSGFPDPNLRPQIVGVFTDLTGPAPPQLKLSATVDTRFSTTPTTLKLLAMVGALVSTVVALIALWRLDQLDGHRMRRWIPANWRKFTLLDGVVIFAFLLWHVIGANSSDDGYILGMARVADHAGYMSNYFRWFGSPEDPFGWYYNLLALMTHVSDASIWMRLPDLFAGLVCWLLLSREVLPRLGPAVTASKPANWAAAMVLLTAWMPFNNGLRPEGIIALGSLVTYVLIERSMRYSRLTPAALAIITAAFTLGVQPTGLIAVAALVAGGRPILRILAKRRRMVGGTLPLLSPMLAAGTIILTVVFADQTLSTVLEATRVRSKIGPSQAWYTENLRYYYLILPTVDGSLSRRFGFLITALCLFTAVFIMLRRKRVPGVARGPAWRLMGVIFGTMFFLMFTPTKWVHHFGLFAAVGAAMAALTTVLVSPAVLRWSRNRMAFLAAVFFLLALCFATTNGWWYVSSYGVPFNSTMPKIAGMTVSTMFFVLFALAAVYAAWLHFAPRGSGEGRITTLLTTAPVSLAAGFMALVFIASMGIGIVRQYPTYSNGWSNLRAFTGGCGLADDVLVEPDPNDGFMTPLPGDYGPLGPLGGSNPVGFSPNGVPEHTVAEAMVMKPNQPGTDYDWDAPTKLKAPGINGSTVPLPYQLDPKRVPLAGTYTTGAQQQSRLASAWYTLPKPDQASLASHPLVVITAAGKITGNSVLHHFTSGQTVVLEYARQGAGPLVPAGRLIPDDLYGEQPKAWRNLRFARDKMPADAVAVRVVAEDLSLTPEDWIAITPPRVPELRSLQEYVGSTQPVLLDWAVGLAFPCQRPMLHTNGVTEIPRFRITPDYNAKKLDTDTWEDGVNGGLLGITDLLLRAHVMATYLSRDWARDWGSLRQFDTLVDAPPARLDLGEATRSGLWSPGQIRIKP; this is encoded by the coding sequence ATGACCGTCACCGTGCCGGAACCGACGCTGGCCGACCGGAACCTCAAGGCGACCCGCTGGGTAGCCACTATCGCCGGGCTGATCGGATTCGTGTTGTCGGTCGCCACGCCGCTGCTGCCCGTCGTGCAGACCACCGCGATGCTGAACTGGCCGCAGAACGGCCAGCTGAACAGTGTGACCTCGCCGCTGATCTCGCTGACGCCGGTGGACTTCAAAGCGTCGGTGCCGTGCACCATCGAACGGGACATGCCCGCCGAAGGCGGCGTGATCCTGGGCACCGCGCCCAAGCAGGGTAAGGATGCCAACCTCAACGCGCTGTTCGTCGTCGTCAGCGCCAAGCGCGTGGACGTCACCGACCGTAACGTGGTGATCCTGTCGGTGCCGCGCGACCTGATGCGGTCGCCGGATTGCGAACGCATCGACATCACCTCCACCCACGCCGGGACATTCGCCGAGTTCGTCGGGCTCAAGGACCCGCGCGGCGCCCCGCTGCGCAGCGGCTTCCCCGACCCCAACCTGCGCCCGCAAATCGTCGGGGTATTTACCGACCTCACCGGCCCGGCGCCGCCGCAACTCAAGCTCTCGGCGACGGTGGACACCCGCTTCTCCACCACCCCCACCACCCTGAAACTGCTGGCCATGGTCGGCGCGCTAGTGTCCACGGTCGTCGCGTTGATCGCGCTGTGGCGCCTCGACCAGCTCGACGGTCACCGGATGCGCCGCTGGATCCCGGCCAACTGGCGAAAATTCACCCTGCTCGACGGCGTGGTGATCTTCGCGTTCCTGCTTTGGCACGTGATCGGGGCCAATTCGTCGGACGACGGCTACATCCTGGGCATGGCGCGGGTGGCCGACCACGCCGGCTACATGTCCAACTACTTCCGCTGGTTCGGCAGCCCCGAGGACCCGTTCGGCTGGTACTACAACCTGCTGGCGCTGATGACCCACGTCAGCGACGCGAGCATCTGGATGCGGCTGCCCGACCTGTTCGCCGGTCTGGTGTGCTGGCTGCTGCTGTCGCGCGAGGTGCTGCCAAGGTTGGGCCCAGCGGTTACCGCCAGCAAACCCGCCAACTGGGCGGCGGCCATGGTGCTATTGACCGCGTGGATGCCGTTCAACAATGGCCTGCGGCCCGAAGGCATCATCGCGCTCGGTTCGCTGGTCACCTACGTACTGATCGAGCGGTCGATGCGGTACAGCCGACTGACGCCGGCCGCGCTGGCCATCATCACCGCGGCGTTCACCCTGGGCGTGCAGCCGACCGGCCTGATCGCGGTGGCGGCGTTGGTGGCCGGTGGTCGTCCAATCCTGCGGATCCTGGCCAAACGCCGTCGCATGGTGGGCGGCACATTGCCGTTGCTCTCGCCGATGCTGGCCGCGGGCACCATCATCCTGACTGTCGTGTTCGCCGACCAGACGCTGTCAACGGTGTTGGAAGCCACCCGGGTCCGCAGCAAGATCGGCCCGAGCCAAGCCTGGTACACCGAGAACCTGCGCTACTACTACTTGATCCTGCCCACCGTTGACGGTTCGCTCTCGCGCCGGTTCGGCTTCTTGATCACCGCGCTGTGCTTGTTCACGGCGGTGTTTATCATGTTGCGGCGCAAGCGAGTTCCCGGTGTGGCACGCGGCCCGGCGTGGCGGCTGATGGGTGTCATATTCGGCACCATGTTCTTCCTGATGTTCACCCCCACCAAGTGGGTGCATCACTTCGGGTTGTTCGCTGCGGTGGGGGCGGCGATGGCCGCTTTGACGACGGTGCTGGTATCTCCGGCGGTGTTGCGCTGGTCGCGCAACCGGATGGCGTTCCTAGCGGCGGTGTTCTTCCTGCTGGCGCTTTGCTTCGCCACCACCAACGGCTGGTGGTATGTGTCCAGCTACGGGGTGCCGTTCAACAGCACCATGCCCAAGATCGCCGGGATGACAGTCAGCACAATGTTTTTCGTGCTGTTCGCGCTGGCCGCGGTATATGCGGCGTGGCTGCACTTCGCGCCGCGGGGCAGCGGTGAGGGCAGAATCACCACCTTGCTCACCACTGCGCCGGTCTCATTGGCCGCCGGGTTCATGGCGCTGGTCTTCATCGCCTCAATGGGGATCGGCATCGTGCGGCAGTACCCCACCTACTCCAACGGCTGGTCGAATCTGCGCGCGTTCACCGGAGGTTGCGGCCTGGCCGACGACGTCCTGGTCGAGCCGGACCCCAACGACGGCTTCATGACTCCGTTGCCCGGCGACTACGGTCCGCTGGGCCCGCTGGGCGGGTCCAACCCGGTCGGCTTCTCCCCAAACGGGGTACCGGAGCACACCGTGGCCGAGGCGATGGTGATGAAACCCAACCAGCCCGGCACCGACTACGACTGGGATGCTCCGACAAAGCTGAAGGCGCCCGGCATCAACGGATCGACGGTGCCGCTGCCGTACCAACTCGATCCGAAGCGAGTGCCGCTGGCCGGCACCTACACCACCGGCGCCCAGCAGCAGAGCCGGCTGGCGTCGGCCTGGTACACGCTGCCCAAGCCCGACCAGGCTTCGCTGGCGAGCCATCCGCTGGTGGTAATCACCGCAGCCGGCAAGATCACCGGCAACAGCGTGCTGCACCACTTCACCAGCGGCCAGACCGTGGTGCTCGAGTACGCCCGCCAAGGTGCCGGCCCGCTGGTGCCCGCCGGGCGGTTAATCCCCGACGACCTCTACGGCGAGCAGCCCAAAGCGTGGCGAAACCTGCGGTTCGCTCGCGACAAGATGCCGGCCGACGCCGTCGCGGTGCGGGTGGTTGCCGAGGACCTGTCCCTGACGCCGGAGGACTGGATCGCGATCACCCCGCCGCGGGTCCCCGAATTGCGATCGCTGCAGGAGTACGTCGGCTCCACCCAGCCGGTGCTGCTGGACTGGGCCGTCGGCCTGGCCTTCCCCTGCCAGCGACCGATGCTGCACACCAACGGCGTCACCGAGATCCCGCGGTTCCGCATTACGCCCGACTACAACGCCAAGAAACTGGACACCGACACGTGGGAGGACGGTGTCAACGGCGGCCTGCTCGGCATCACCGACCTGCTGCTGCGCGCGCATGTGATGGCCACGTATCTGTCGCGCGACTGGGCGCGGGACTGGGGTTCGCTGCGCCAATTCGACACGCTGGTCGACGCTCCGCCCGCGCGGCTAGACCTGGGCGAGGCGACGCGCAGCGGGCTGTGGTCACCGGGCCAGATCCGCATCAAGCCTTAG
- a CDS encoding arylsulfotransferase family protein codes for MPNGISRRGFGLIAGGALGATAVACSSRDHDAAPNSPGPPPAPGNIEVSARSLGYTVNVNKPGGAPGYVFFVSGTSAADPNADGGVSILLIADKAGRVVWQRELPPGQVGGNLRVQNYQGRPVLTWWQGLRMGSHGIGFNCIADQHYNVLTTLTPGGDLSSDIHEFRLTPEGHALITAYQEVTADLTAVGGPKDGRVFNCIATVVDVATRKTLFQWDALSHVPVADSPEKYTAGEAFDPYHMNSIALDPSGNLLISLRAVSTVFNIDPRSGAINWQLGGKHSSFEMGEGVEFAFQHDAEMPDPNTLTVFDNHFEGSRAQPGGGSVPTRLKWIHLDFAARKATLIRAQPHPGNLSAGAMGNLQQLAGGNIFSGWGTAGHITEFAADGDMLYDATLADGTYRAFLDEWTGDPVLPPQLLFTDGGVRAIWNGATAVTRWRLLHGTLSNAMTEVATVDWAGYNTLIPLRAKPDGYCQLQGLDGGGAVVIQSTPLPAPR; via the coding sequence GTGCCCAACGGGATATCGAGGCGAGGATTCGGGTTAATTGCCGGTGGTGCCCTGGGAGCGACCGCGGTCGCGTGCAGTTCGCGGGACCATGACGCGGCACCCAATTCACCGGGCCCGCCGCCCGCGCCGGGCAACATCGAGGTGTCGGCACGTTCGTTGGGCTACACCGTCAATGTCAACAAGCCTGGCGGCGCACCCGGCTATGTATTCTTCGTTTCCGGTACCTCGGCGGCCGATCCCAACGCCGATGGGGGTGTCTCGATCCTCCTCATCGCCGACAAGGCCGGCCGCGTGGTGTGGCAGCGTGAGCTGCCGCCCGGCCAGGTCGGCGGCAACCTGCGGGTGCAGAACTATCAGGGCAGGCCGGTGCTCACCTGGTGGCAGGGCCTGCGGATGGGCAGCCACGGTATCGGCTTCAACTGCATCGCGGACCAGCACTACAACGTGCTCACCACCCTCACCCCCGGCGGAGACCTATCCTCGGACATCCACGAGTTCCGGCTCACTCCTGAGGGCCATGCCCTGATCACCGCCTACCAGGAGGTGACTGCCGACCTCACCGCAGTCGGCGGCCCCAAAGACGGCCGGGTGTTCAACTGCATCGCCACGGTGGTGGACGTGGCGACACGCAAGACGTTGTTCCAGTGGGATGCGCTCAGTCATGTGCCGGTCGCGGACTCGCCGGAAAAGTACACGGCGGGCGAGGCGTTCGACCCGTACCACATGAATTCAATCGCGCTGGACCCGTCGGGCAACCTGCTGATCAGCCTGCGGGCAGTGTCCACGGTATTCAACATCGACCCGCGCAGCGGCGCCATCAACTGGCAGCTCGGCGGCAAACACTCCTCCTTCGAGATGGGCGAAGGTGTCGAGTTTGCCTTTCAGCACGACGCCGAGATGCCGGACCCGAACACGCTGACGGTGTTCGACAACCACTTCGAGGGCAGCCGCGCCCAGCCCGGTGGTGGATCGGTGCCGACCCGTCTGAAGTGGATCCACCTGGACTTCGCCGCGCGCAAGGCCACTCTGATTCGTGCGCAGCCACACCCTGGCAACCTCAGCGCAGGCGCCATGGGCAACCTGCAACAGCTGGCCGGCGGCAACATCTTCTCCGGCTGGGGAACCGCGGGGCACATCACCGAATTCGCGGCCGACGGCGACATGCTCTACGACGCCACCTTGGCCGACGGTACCTATCGAGCGTTCCTCGACGAATGGACGGGCGACCCGGTGCTGCCGCCACAGCTGCTGTTCACCGACGGCGGTGTCCGTGCCATCTGGAACGGTGCCACCGCGGTAACCCGGTGGCGGCTGCTGCACGGCACACTGAGCAACGCGATGACGGAGGTGGCTACCGTCGACTGGGCCGGCTACAACACTCTAATCCCGTTGCGCGCCAAGCCAGACGGGTATTGCCAGTTGCAGGGGCTGGACGGCGGGGGAGCGGTTGTCATCCAGTCGACGCCGCTGCCGGCGCCGCGTTGA
- a CDS encoding acyl-CoA dehydrogenase family protein, whose translation MTEYAPESVDRLPFSTPAKSLRYRTENYRGATGLNWYLSDPTLQFTMAYYLQPDELAVAEPQLRNIGALMGGPVTRWADETDRNPPRLERYDRWGHDISRVVLPESFQQSKRAVLDAQQELRTAMRGAGFRSTLPLFAANYLLDQADIGMACALGTGGGMVQSLVAAYAPPDVREHVLAKFESGEWAGETAQLLTERTGGSDLGALETTATPTGDGGVWLINGFKWFASNCAGEAFVVLAKPEGAPDSSRGVANFLVLRTRRDGTRNGVRLRRLKDKLGTRSVASGEVEFVDAEAFLLSQEPSAEAGPSDGKGLGRMMELTNAARLGIALFALGNARRALVESLCYARQRQAFGGPLIDKPLVRRKLAEMIVDVEAAQTLVFDGTGAVNHRQPRSLRQRIAVPVTKLRVARLGITAASDAIEMHGGNGYIETWPVARLLRDAQVNTIWEGPDNILCLDVRRGIAKARAHEPLLARLRDAVSVSDDDATTGLVAERIEDLAAAVTAWEKLDDRAGEARLFPLAQFMGDVYAGALLTEQAAWERDARHGERKALVARLYAQRYLADRGPLRGIDTDCDEALERFDELADGALAQ comes from the coding sequence ATGACGGAGTACGCCCCGGAGTCCGTGGATCGGCTACCGTTCTCCACGCCAGCCAAATCGCTGCGCTACCGAACCGAAAACTACCGCGGTGCAACGGGTCTCAACTGGTACCTGAGCGATCCCACGTTGCAGTTCACCATGGCCTACTATCTGCAGCCCGATGAGCTGGCCGTGGCCGAACCCCAGCTGAGGAACATCGGCGCACTGATGGGCGGGCCGGTCACGCGCTGGGCCGACGAGACCGACCGCAACCCGCCGCGGCTGGAACGCTACGACCGGTGGGGCCATGACATCAGTCGCGTCGTGTTACCCGAGTCGTTCCAGCAATCCAAGCGGGCAGTGCTCGATGCGCAGCAGGAGTTGCGTACGGCGATGCGCGGCGCGGGTTTTCGCTCAACACTGCCGCTGTTCGCGGCCAACTACCTGCTGGACCAGGCCGACATCGGGATGGCCTGCGCGCTGGGCACCGGAGGCGGCATGGTCCAGTCGCTGGTGGCCGCCTACGCGCCGCCCGACGTGCGTGAGCATGTGCTGGCCAAGTTCGAGTCCGGCGAGTGGGCCGGCGAGACGGCGCAGCTGCTCACCGAGCGCACTGGCGGGTCGGATCTGGGCGCGCTGGAAACAACGGCCACGCCCACGGGCGACGGCGGCGTTTGGCTCATCAATGGCTTCAAATGGTTCGCGTCCAACTGCGCCGGTGAGGCATTCGTGGTGCTGGCCAAGCCCGAAGGCGCCCCAGACTCCAGCCGCGGGGTTGCCAACTTCCTGGTGCTGCGGACACGGCGGGACGGCACCCGCAACGGGGTACGGTTGCGTCGGCTCAAGGACAAACTCGGCACCCGCTCGGTCGCATCCGGCGAGGTGGAATTTGTCGACGCAGAAGCGTTCCTGCTGTCCCAGGAACCCTCAGCCGAGGCCGGTCCGTCCGACGGCAAGGGACTGGGCCGAATGATGGAGCTGACCAACGCCGCACGGTTGGGCATCGCCCTGTTCGCGCTCGGCAACGCCCGCAGGGCCCTGGTCGAATCGCTGTGCTACGCCCGGCAGCGACAGGCGTTCGGCGGTCCGCTGATCGACAAGCCGTTGGTCCGTCGCAAGCTGGCCGAGATGATCGTCGACGTCGAGGCGGCCCAGACGCTGGTGTTCGACGGCACCGGCGCGGTCAACCATCGCCAACCGCGTAGCCTGCGCCAGCGCATCGCGGTACCGGTCACCAAGCTGCGGGTCGCCCGGCTGGGCATTACCGCCGCCTCGGACGCGATCGAGATGCACGGCGGCAACGGTTACATTGAAACCTGGCCGGTAGCAAGGCTTTTGCGTGACGCCCAGGTGAACACCATCTGGGAGGGCCCGGACAACATTCTCTGTCTGGACGTGCGACGCGGCATCGCGAAGGCGCGTGCGCACGAGCCGCTGCTGGCGCGGTTGCGAGACGCGGTGTCAGTGTCCGATGACGACGCCACGACCGGCCTGGTCGCCGAGCGGATCGAGGATCTGGCCGCGGCCGTGACGGCCTGGGAAAAGCTGGACGATCGGGCGGGTGAAGCGCGGCTGTTCCCGCTGGCTCAGTTCATGGGCGACGTCTACGCGGGCGCACTGCTCACCGAGCAGGCGGCATGGGAGCGGGATGCTCGCCATGGAGAACGCAAGGCGCTGGTGGCGCGGCTGTACGCGCAGCGCTACCTTGCCGATCGCGGACCGCTGCGCGGTATCGACACCGACTGCGACGAAGCACTGGAACGCTTCGACGAGCTGGCCGACGGCGCACTGGCGCAGTAA